In Spinacia oleracea cultivar Varoflay chromosome 5, BTI_SOV_V1, whole genome shotgun sequence, a single window of DNA contains:
- the LOC130461428 gene encoding translation initiation factor IF3-1, mitochondrial → MSAIWLLLRYGSHSFDIRVGDMEKYRLLKLFLDIFEESVKQDVFLPSTFSLYVEGPCGKVELNDDKTLRLLWGWNWGKDTAEIWVEGTDKPGLVFRNAVATIENHRKEKERQLKERQEELLRAQREEEEAMRKQQEREDILREIQEQMEYTVAMEVPVVDCEDMKVEYVRVISKDDADEVFPGCSQPQQTQESPKKQPTPPKHTNHVASKSKGKDKPASKKLTPKRRASAKQPTPQKKPTPPKQPTKQPTPPPPPPPPQKEPTQPKQQQHTPPPEHPTSPPQQQQHTPPPEHPTSPPQHHTPPPPPQNPTPPQNNQTDEPNNQAPPDQAQPVKKKGGRARPEGFRVNKVTAKKAGTWVSKGKGKGEDSDYEESDSEQEDVLNDWIDSDVDDEVIPDDIPDLGFEDCLNVLRSYCIQEGFGLSVERADNRRYTAVCAVESCDWRIHASRLFDNVSWAIKVISGSHRTCGRLEENPVVTSEWLCKHMLGEIEANPEIPVETLRRYAQEKFQLRVKKRLLYKIC, encoded by the exons ATGAGTGCTATTTGGTTGTTACTACGTTATGGGTCACATAGTTTTGATATTAGAGTGGGAGACATGGAAAAATATCGTTTGTTGAAGTTGTTTCTTGATATCTTTGAGGAATCAGTTAAGCAAGATGTTTTTTTGCCTAGTACCTTTAGCTTGTATGTTGAGGGTCCTTGTGGTAAGGTTGAATTGAATGATGATAAGACTTTAAGGCTTCTGTGGGGATGGAATTGGGGTAAAGACACTGCTGAAATTTGGGTTGAGGGAACAGATAAACCAGGATTGGTGTTTAGGAATGCTGTTGCAACAATTGAGAATCATAGAAAGGAAAAAGAGAGACAACTTAAGGAGAGACAAGAGGAACTGTTGAGGGCTCaaagagaggaggaagaggCAATGAGGAAACAACAGGAAAGGGAGGACATTTTGAGGGAAATACAGGAACAAATGGAGTACACTGTGGCTATGGAGGTCCCTGTTGTTGATTGTGAGGACATGAAGGTTGAGTATGTGAGAGTCATTAGCAAAGATGATGCTGATGAGGTGTTTCCAGGTTGCTCTCAACCACAACAAACACAAGAATCCCCAAAGAAACAACCCACCCCACCCAAACACACAAATCATGTTGCTTCTAAGTCAAAAGGCAAGGATAAGCCTGCTTCTAAGAAACTAACCCCCAAAAGGAGGGCATCAGCTAAACAACCCACCCCACAGaaaaaacccaccccacctaaACAACCCACCAAACAACCTacaccaccacccccaccaccCCCACCACAGAAAGAACCCACCCaaccaaaacaacaacaacacacaccacCACCAGAACATCCCACCTCtccaccacaacaacaacaacacacaccacCACCAGAACATCCCACCTCTCCACCACAACATCAcacccctccaccaccaccacaaaatCCCACTCCACCACAGAACAACCAAACTGATGAGCCTAACAATCAAGCACCACCTGATCAAGCTCAGCCAGTGAAAAAGAAGGGGGGCAGAGCTAGACCTGAGGGGTTTAGGGTTAACAAAGTCACTGCTAAGAAGGCTGGAACTTGGGTTTCCAAGGGAAAGGGAAAAGG TGAGGATTCTGATTATGAGGAATCAGATTCTGAACAAGAGGATGTTCTGAATGATTGGATTGATtctgatgttgatgatgaggtGATTCCTGATGATATTCCTGATTTGGGGTTTGAGGATTGTCTAAATG TGTTGAGAAGTTACTGCATACAGGAGGGGTTTGGGCTTAGTGTTGAGAGGGCTGACAATAGGAGGTACACAGCAGTGTGTGCAGTGGAGTCATGTGACTGGAGGATACATGCCAGTAGGTTGTTTGACAATGTTAGCTGGGCCATTAAGGTGATCAGTGGGTCCCACAGAACTTGTGGGAGGCTTGAGGAGAATCCAGTGGTGACCTCTGAGTGGTTGTGTAAGCATATGTTGGGGGAAATAGAGGCAAATCCAGAGATTCCAGTGGAGACATTGAGGAGGTATGCACAGGAGAAGTTTCAGTTGAGGGTGAAAAAGAGGCTATTGTACAAG ATATGCTGA
- the LOC130461982 gene encoding uncharacterized protein, with protein sequence MIKQTNPGSHALITWGASSGDVNPKFRACFFSFAAQVRGFLRGCRPIIGIDGAHLSGFYKGILLTAVGIDGNNEIFVLAYGIVDTESCDSWTYFMRCLRQMFEQEGCNRDDWTFISDRMKGVELAVRETFPRATRRVCCQHLYMNCKNNGFSGSAFHKLFWIAANAYNEYVFGKTMEKISEYNANATAYLNSCIEQWSRHKFDSTVCCDHNTTNFVESFNACTKPFRDMPVFSLLEAIRSWCMQRVGARFDKAVDMEEGQLTAYALKELEERTAESRLCYATACGGGEFEVRDGHVNFPIRLATRSCACGKWQICGIPCKHALRVIYDQRINPHDFISPWFKAAAYKLTYAEHIHPMADPSQWPDFGLPSIQPPTIKRPSGRPAKKRKRGANESKKGKRNTNVKCGKCREFGHNSRTCKSGGTSATGPSTSKSGAAGASTSNGGPNTRKRSKAAA encoded by the exons ATGATTAAGCAAACAAACCCAGGGAGTCATGCACTTATAACATGGGGGGCCAGTAGTGGGGATGTGAACCCAAAATTCAGAGCTTGCTTCTTCTCATTTGCTGCACAAGTCAGGGGGTTTCTAAGGGGTTGTAGGCCCATAATTGGAATAGATGGGGCTCATTTAAGTGGTTTCTACAAGGGCATTCTACTGACAGCAGTTGGCATAGATGGGAACAATGAAATTTTTGTTCTTGCCTATGGGATAGTAGACACTGAGAGTTGTGACAGTTGGACCTACTTCATGAGATGTTTGAGGCAAATGTTTGAGCAGGAGGGTTGCAACAGAGATGATTGGACCTTCATCAGTGATAGGATGAAG GGTGTTGAGTTGGCAGTTAGAGAAACTTTTCCTAGAGCAACTAGGAGAGTTTGCTGCCAACACCTATACATGAATTGTAAGAACAATGGCTTCAGTGGATCTGCATTCCACAAGCTCTTTTGGATAGCTGCTAATGCATACAATGAGTATGTGTTTGGTAAGACCATGGAAAAGATCAGTGAGTACAATGCAAATGCCACTGCATACTTGAACAGCTGCATTGAGCAGTGGTCTAGGCATAAGTTTGACTCTACTGtttgttgtgatcacaacacaACAAACTTTGTGGAGTCATTCAATGCATGCACAAAGCCCTTCAGAGACATGCCTGTCTTCTCATTATTGGAAG CAATCAGAAGTTGGTGTATGCAGAGGGTGGGGGCTAGATTTGACAAGGCAGTTGACATGGAGGAAGGTCAGCTCACTGCATATGCATTGAAAGAGTTAGAGGAGAGGACAGCTGAGTCCAGGTTATGTTATGCCACAGCATGTGGAGGGGGTGAATTTGAGGTTAGGGATGGACATGTCAACTTCCCAATTAGGCTTGCAACAAGAAGTTGTGCCTGTGGGAAGTGGCAGATCTGTGGAATCCCCTGCAAGCATGCACTGAGGGTCATATATGACCAAAGGATTAACCCCCATGATTTCATATCCCCATGGTTCAAGGCTGCTGCATACAAGCTAACCTATGCAGAACATATTCATCCTATGGCAGATCCATCTCAGTGGCCTGACTTTGGCCTTCCTTCCATTCAGCCTCCAACCATCAAAAGACCATCTGGCAGACCtgctaagaagagaaagagaggggCAAATGAATCAAAGAAAGGGAAGAGGAACACAAATGTGAAATGTGGAAAGTGTAGAGAGTTTGGTCACAACTCAAGAACATGCAAGAGTGGAGGAACAAGTGCCACTGGACCAAGCACTTCAAAGAGTGGTGCAGCAGGAGCAAGTACATCAAATGGGGGACCAAACACAAGGAAGAGGTCAAAGGCAGCTGCATAG
- the LOC110799159 gene encoding small heat shock protein, chloroplastic, translated as MASKVLACSVSTVVSNRAFNSPLPVGLVSSAPSVVSAGQPKKKPSSRSSLVVRAQQGGGQPIDSHNPMTGEPFHKKVALLETSPYVRTPWNTSEDENEIRMWFDMPGTAAENIEVDVVDNLLVIKGEGGIDAFGRKIHSPYDTRVQLPSNSWNEEITAVFKNGVLYITVPKITKFEHKIIHIPVRSV; from the exons ATGGCAAGTAAggtattagcatgctcggtttcaACTGTAGTGTCCAACCGGGCCTTTAATAGCCCATTACCAGTTGGTTTGGTCTCATCGGCCCCATCTGTGGTGTCGGCTGGACAACCCAAGAAGAAGCCTTCTTCAAGGTCGTCCCTAGTGGTTCGAGCCCAACAAGGAGGTGGACAGCCAATTGACTCTCACAATCCCATGACTGGTGAACCCTTTCACAAGAAGGTCGCCCTCCTTGAAACCTCTCCTTACG TCCGGACCCCCTGGAATACTAGCGAGGATGAAAACGAGATCAGGATGTGGTTTGACATGCCAGGAACTGCAGCAGAAAATATAGAAGTGGATGTTGTGGATAATTTGCTAGTGATTAAGGGAGAAGGTGGAATTGATGCTTTTGGAAGGAAGATCCATAGCCCCTATGACACCAGGGTTCAATTGCCTTCTAATTCTTGGAACGAAGAGATAACGGCCGTCTTTAAAAATGGAGTTCTGTATATTACTGTGCCAAAGATTACCAAATTTGAGCACAAAATTATCCACATTCCCGTTAGATCCGTCTAA